From Vitis vinifera cultivar Pinot Noir 40024 chromosome 3, ASM3070453v1, the proteins below share one genomic window:
- the LOC100246860 gene encoding serine/threonine-protein kinase STY46 isoform X3, producing the protein MVMEDNESCSSRVHDSSSPAQSRQQRQKLEVYNEVLRRLKDSDNEEAFEPGFDEELWAHFVRLPTRYALDVNVERAEDVLTHKRLLHLAHDPTNRPAIEVRLVQVHPISDGIHGNIADSIHSNSPTIGPAHGSPKYSSKQSILPPPAFGSSPNLEALAIEANNSHVQDGDGDDSVHASSQYSRPMHEITFSSDDKPKLLSQETEQLRTALEKEVFKIEKQSWPNHHSLSPTGEQEETGIKCESDFVTIPNDGTDVWEIDVRQLKFENKVASGSYGDLYKGTYCSQEVAIKVLKPERLNSDMQKEFAQEVFIMRKVRHKNVVQFIGACTRPPSLYIVTEFMSGGSVYDYLHKQKGVFKLPALLKVSIDVSKGMNYLHQNNIIHRDLKAANLLMDENEVVKVADFGVARVKAQSGVMTAETGTYRWMAPEVIEHKPYDHKADVFSFGIVLWELLTGKLPYEYLTPLQAAVGVVQKGLRPTMPKNTHPKLAELLERCWQQDPTLRPDFSEIIEILQQIAKEVMLILQYANPIFLCLIQIISKLFWNKIMNIFISSTIFPLVCLPLSTKHC; encoded by the exons ATGGTGATGGAAGACAACGAGAGTTGCAGTAGCAGAGTTCACGATTCGTCGTCGCCGGCGCAGTCGCGGCAACAGCGCCAGAAGCTGGAGGTATACAATGAGGTTCTGCGTCGGCTCAAGGATTCCGACAACGAGGAGGCGTTTGAGCCTGGTTTCGACGAGGAACTGTGGGCTCACTTCGTTCGACTCCCCACTCG GTATGCTCTGGATGTGAATGTGGAGAGGGCTGAAGACGTTCTAACGCACAAGAGATTGCTGCATTTGGCGCATGATCCTACCAATAGGCCTGCAATTGAAGTTCGCCTTGTGCAG GTTCATCCTATATCTGATGGGATTCATGGGAACATAGCTGATTCTATTCATTCAAACTCTCCTACTATTGGGCCAGCCCATGGTTCTCCAAAGTACTCTAGCAAACAGAG CATTCTCCCACCACCTGCCTTTGGATCATCGCCTAATCTTGAGGCCCTTGCAATTGAAGCAAACAATTCTCATGTCCAAGATGGGGATGGGGATGATTCTGTACATGCTAGTTCACAGTATTCTCG GCCCATGCATGAAATCACATTTTCATCAGATGACAAGCCAAAACTCCTGAGTCAG GAAACAGAGCAGCTGAGAACTGCACTGGAAAAGGAAGTTTTTAAGATTGAG aagcaatcttggccaAATCATCATTCCTTATCTCCTACAGGCGAGCAAGAAGAAACAGGAATCAAATGCGAATCTGATTTTGTGACAATACCTAATGATGGGACTGATGTCTGGGAAATCGATGTTAGGCAGTTGAAATTTGAGAACAAAGTTGCATCGGGTTCATATGGTGATCT GTACAAAGGTACATACTGTAGTCAGGAAGTGGCAATTAAAGTCCTCAAGCCTGAGCGTTTAAATTCAGACATGCAGAAAGAGTTTGCACAGGAAGTCTTTATTATGAG GAAAGTTAGGCACAAGAATGTGGTACAGTTCATTGGTGCATGTACAAGGCCTCCAAGCTTATACATTGTGACAG AATTTATGTCTGGTGGAAGTGTGTATGACTATCTACACAAGCAAAAGGGTGTTTTTAAGCTTCCTGCATTGCTCAAAGTATCAATTGATGTTTCCAAGGGAATGAACTACTTgcaccaaaataatataatccacAGGGATTTGAAAGCTGCCAATCTTCTGATGGATGAGAATGAA GTTGTTAAGGTAGCAGATTTTGGAGTTGCCAGAGTGAAAGCTCAATCTGGAGTTATGACTGCAGAAACTGGGACATATCGATGGATGGCTCCAGAG GTCATAGAACACAAGCCATATGATCACAAAGCTGATGTTTTTAGTTTTGGAATTGTGTTATGGGAGTTGCTAACTGGAAAG CTTCCATATGAGTACTTGACCCCATTACAAGCAGCCGTTGGAGTCGTCCAAAAG GGTCTCCGGCCAACCATGCCAAAGAACACTCATCCAAAGCTTGCAGAGTTGCTCGAGAGGTGCTGGCAACAAGATCCAACATTAAGACCCGACTTCTCTGAAATTATAGAGATTCTTCAGCAAATAGCCAAAGAGGTAATGCTCATTTTGCAATATGCAAACCCAATTTTCTTGTGTCTCATCCAAATAATTAGCAAATTATTTTGgaacaaaataatgaatattttcATTAGCTCAACCATTTTCCCCCTAGTATGCTTGCCTTTATCCACAAAACATTGCTGA
- the LOC100246860 gene encoding serine/threonine-protein kinase STY46 isoform X4 — translation MVMEDNESCSSRVHDSSSPAQSRQQRQKLEVYNEVLRRLKDSDNEEAFEPGFDEELWAHFVRLPTRYALDVNVERAEDVLTHKRLLHLAHDPTNRPAIEVRLVQVHPISDGIHGNIADSIHSNSPTIGPAHGSPKYSSKQSILPPPAFGSSPNLEALAIEANNSHVQDGDGDDSVHASSQYSRPMHEITFSSDDKPKLLSQETEQLRTALEKEVFKIEKQSWPNHHSLSPTGEQEETGIKCESDFVTIPNDGTDVWEIDVRQLKFENKVASGSYGDLYKGTYCSQEVAIKVLKPERLNSDMQKEFAQEVFIMRKVRHKNVVQFIGACTRPPSLYIVTEFMSGGSVYDYLHKQKGVFKLPALLKVSIDVSKGMNYLHQNNIIHRDLKAANLLMDENEVVKVADFGVARVKAQSGVMTAETGTYRWMAPEVIEHKPYDHKADVFSFGIVLWELLTGKLPYEYLTPLQAAVGVVQKGLRPTMPKNTHPKLAELLERCWQQDPTLRPDFSEIIEILQQIAKEVGDEEDRRKEKSSSGFLSVLRRGHH, via the exons ATGGTGATGGAAGACAACGAGAGTTGCAGTAGCAGAGTTCACGATTCGTCGTCGCCGGCGCAGTCGCGGCAACAGCGCCAGAAGCTGGAGGTATACAATGAGGTTCTGCGTCGGCTCAAGGATTCCGACAACGAGGAGGCGTTTGAGCCTGGTTTCGACGAGGAACTGTGGGCTCACTTCGTTCGACTCCCCACTCG GTATGCTCTGGATGTGAATGTGGAGAGGGCTGAAGACGTTCTAACGCACAAGAGATTGCTGCATTTGGCGCATGATCCTACCAATAGGCCTGCAATTGAAGTTCGCCTTGTGCAG GTTCATCCTATATCTGATGGGATTCATGGGAACATAGCTGATTCTATTCATTCAAACTCTCCTACTATTGGGCCAGCCCATGGTTCTCCAAAGTACTCTAGCAAACAGAG CATTCTCCCACCACCTGCCTTTGGATCATCGCCTAATCTTGAGGCCCTTGCAATTGAAGCAAACAATTCTCATGTCCAAGATGGGGATGGGGATGATTCTGTACATGCTAGTTCACAGTATTCTCG GCCCATGCATGAAATCACATTTTCATCAGATGACAAGCCAAAACTCCTGAGTCAG GAAACAGAGCAGCTGAGAACTGCACTGGAAAAGGAAGTTTTTAAGATTGAG aagcaatcttggccaAATCATCATTCCTTATCTCCTACAGGCGAGCAAGAAGAAACAGGAATCAAATGCGAATCTGATTTTGTGACAATACCTAATGATGGGACTGATGTCTGGGAAATCGATGTTAGGCAGTTGAAATTTGAGAACAAAGTTGCATCGGGTTCATATGGTGATCT GTACAAAGGTACATACTGTAGTCAGGAAGTGGCAATTAAAGTCCTCAAGCCTGAGCGTTTAAATTCAGACATGCAGAAAGAGTTTGCACAGGAAGTCTTTATTATGAG GAAAGTTAGGCACAAGAATGTGGTACAGTTCATTGGTGCATGTACAAGGCCTCCAAGCTTATACATTGTGACAG AATTTATGTCTGGTGGAAGTGTGTATGACTATCTACACAAGCAAAAGGGTGTTTTTAAGCTTCCTGCATTGCTCAAAGTATCAATTGATGTTTCCAAGGGAATGAACTACTTgcaccaaaataatataatccacAGGGATTTGAAAGCTGCCAATCTTCTGATGGATGAGAATGAA GTTGTTAAGGTAGCAGATTTTGGAGTTGCCAGAGTGAAAGCTCAATCTGGAGTTATGACTGCAGAAACTGGGACATATCGATGGATGGCTCCAGAG GTCATAGAACACAAGCCATATGATCACAAAGCTGATGTTTTTAGTTTTGGAATTGTGTTATGGGAGTTGCTAACTGGAAAG CTTCCATATGAGTACTTGACCCCATTACAAGCAGCCGTTGGAGTCGTCCAAAAG GGTCTCCGGCCAACCATGCCAAAGAACACTCATCCAAAGCTTGCAGAGTTGCTCGAGAGGTGCTGGCAACAAGATCCAACATTAAGACCCGACTTCTCTGAAATTATAGAGATTCTTCAGCAAATAGCCAAAGAG GTTGGAGATGAAGAAGACCGGCGCAAGGAGAAATCTTCTAGTGGATTCCTATCAGTTCTCAGACGTGGCCATCACTGA
- the LOC100246860 gene encoding serine/threonine-protein kinase STY46 isoform X1: protein MVMEDNESCSSRVHDSSSPAQSRQQRQKLEVYNEVLRRLKDSDNEEAFEPGFDEELWAHFVRLPTRYALDVNVERAEDVLTHKRLLHLAHDPTNRPAIEVRLVQVHPISDGIHGNIADSIHSNSPTIGPAHGSPKYSSKQSILPPPAFGSSPNLEALAIEANNSHVQDGDGDDSVHASSQYSRPMHEITFSSDDKPKLLSQLTCLLSELELNIQEAHAFSTVDGYSLDVFVVDGWPYEETEQLRTALEKEVFKIEKQSWPNHHSLSPTGEQEETGIKCESDFVTIPNDGTDVWEIDVRQLKFENKVASGSYGDLYKGTYCSQEVAIKVLKPERLNSDMQKEFAQEVFIMRKVRHKNVVQFIGACTRPPSLYIVTEFMSGGSVYDYLHKQKGVFKLPALLKVSIDVSKGMNYLHQNNIIHRDLKAANLLMDENEVVKVADFGVARVKAQSGVMTAETGTYRWMAPEVIEHKPYDHKADVFSFGIVLWELLTGKLPYEYLTPLQAAVGVVQKGLRPTMPKNTHPKLAELLERCWQQDPTLRPDFSEIIEILQQIAKEVMLILQYANPIFLCLIQIISKLFWNKIMNIFISSTIFPLVCLPLSTKHC, encoded by the exons ATGGTGATGGAAGACAACGAGAGTTGCAGTAGCAGAGTTCACGATTCGTCGTCGCCGGCGCAGTCGCGGCAACAGCGCCAGAAGCTGGAGGTATACAATGAGGTTCTGCGTCGGCTCAAGGATTCCGACAACGAGGAGGCGTTTGAGCCTGGTTTCGACGAGGAACTGTGGGCTCACTTCGTTCGACTCCCCACTCG GTATGCTCTGGATGTGAATGTGGAGAGGGCTGAAGACGTTCTAACGCACAAGAGATTGCTGCATTTGGCGCATGATCCTACCAATAGGCCTGCAATTGAAGTTCGCCTTGTGCAG GTTCATCCTATATCTGATGGGATTCATGGGAACATAGCTGATTCTATTCATTCAAACTCTCCTACTATTGGGCCAGCCCATGGTTCTCCAAAGTACTCTAGCAAACAGAG CATTCTCCCACCACCTGCCTTTGGATCATCGCCTAATCTTGAGGCCCTTGCAATTGAAGCAAACAATTCTCATGTCCAAGATGGGGATGGGGATGATTCTGTACATGCTAGTTCACAGTATTCTCG GCCCATGCATGAAATCACATTTTCATCAGATGACAAGCCAAAACTCCTGAGTCAG TTGACTTGCTTGCTTTCTGAGCTTGAGCTCAACATCCAAGAAGCACATGCCTTTTCCACAGTGGATGGTTACTCCTTAGATGTCTTTGTTGTTGATGGATGGCCATATGAG GAAACAGAGCAGCTGAGAACTGCACTGGAAAAGGAAGTTTTTAAGATTGAG aagcaatcttggccaAATCATCATTCCTTATCTCCTACAGGCGAGCAAGAAGAAACAGGAATCAAATGCGAATCTGATTTTGTGACAATACCTAATGATGGGACTGATGTCTGGGAAATCGATGTTAGGCAGTTGAAATTTGAGAACAAAGTTGCATCGGGTTCATATGGTGATCT GTACAAAGGTACATACTGTAGTCAGGAAGTGGCAATTAAAGTCCTCAAGCCTGAGCGTTTAAATTCAGACATGCAGAAAGAGTTTGCACAGGAAGTCTTTATTATGAG GAAAGTTAGGCACAAGAATGTGGTACAGTTCATTGGTGCATGTACAAGGCCTCCAAGCTTATACATTGTGACAG AATTTATGTCTGGTGGAAGTGTGTATGACTATCTACACAAGCAAAAGGGTGTTTTTAAGCTTCCTGCATTGCTCAAAGTATCAATTGATGTTTCCAAGGGAATGAACTACTTgcaccaaaataatataatccacAGGGATTTGAAAGCTGCCAATCTTCTGATGGATGAGAATGAA GTTGTTAAGGTAGCAGATTTTGGAGTTGCCAGAGTGAAAGCTCAATCTGGAGTTATGACTGCAGAAACTGGGACATATCGATGGATGGCTCCAGAG GTCATAGAACACAAGCCATATGATCACAAAGCTGATGTTTTTAGTTTTGGAATTGTGTTATGGGAGTTGCTAACTGGAAAG CTTCCATATGAGTACTTGACCCCATTACAAGCAGCCGTTGGAGTCGTCCAAAAG GGTCTCCGGCCAACCATGCCAAAGAACACTCATCCAAAGCTTGCAGAGTTGCTCGAGAGGTGCTGGCAACAAGATCCAACATTAAGACCCGACTTCTCTGAAATTATAGAGATTCTTCAGCAAATAGCCAAAGAGGTAATGCTCATTTTGCAATATGCAAACCCAATTTTCTTGTGTCTCATCCAAATAATTAGCAAATTATTTTGgaacaaaataatgaatattttcATTAGCTCAACCATTTTCCCCCTAGTATGCTTGCCTTTATCCACAAAACATTGCTGA
- the LOC100246860 gene encoding serine/threonine-protein kinase STY46 isoform X2: MVMEDNESCSSRVHDSSSPAQSRQQRQKLEVYNEVLRRLKDSDNEEAFEPGFDEELWAHFVRLPTRYALDVNVERAEDVLTHKRLLHLAHDPTNRPAIEVRLVQVHPISDGIHGNIADSIHSNSPTIGPAHGSPKYSSKQSILPPPAFGSSPNLEALAIEANNSHVQDGDGDDSVHASSQYSRPMHEITFSSDDKPKLLSQLTCLLSELELNIQEAHAFSTVDGYSLDVFVVDGWPYEETEQLRTALEKEVFKIEKQSWPNHHSLSPTGEQEETGIKCESDFVTIPNDGTDVWEIDVRQLKFENKVASGSYGDLYKGTYCSQEVAIKVLKPERLNSDMQKEFAQEVFIMRKVRHKNVVQFIGACTRPPSLYIVTEFMSGGSVYDYLHKQKGVFKLPALLKVSIDVSKGMNYLHQNNIIHRDLKAANLLMDENEVVKVADFGVARVKAQSGVMTAETGTYRWMAPEVIEHKPYDHKADVFSFGIVLWELLTGKLPYEYLTPLQAAVGVVQKGLRPTMPKNTHPKLAELLERCWQQDPTLRPDFSEIIEILQQIAKEVGDEEDRRKEKSSSGFLSVLRRGHH; this comes from the exons ATGGTGATGGAAGACAACGAGAGTTGCAGTAGCAGAGTTCACGATTCGTCGTCGCCGGCGCAGTCGCGGCAACAGCGCCAGAAGCTGGAGGTATACAATGAGGTTCTGCGTCGGCTCAAGGATTCCGACAACGAGGAGGCGTTTGAGCCTGGTTTCGACGAGGAACTGTGGGCTCACTTCGTTCGACTCCCCACTCG GTATGCTCTGGATGTGAATGTGGAGAGGGCTGAAGACGTTCTAACGCACAAGAGATTGCTGCATTTGGCGCATGATCCTACCAATAGGCCTGCAATTGAAGTTCGCCTTGTGCAG GTTCATCCTATATCTGATGGGATTCATGGGAACATAGCTGATTCTATTCATTCAAACTCTCCTACTATTGGGCCAGCCCATGGTTCTCCAAAGTACTCTAGCAAACAGAG CATTCTCCCACCACCTGCCTTTGGATCATCGCCTAATCTTGAGGCCCTTGCAATTGAAGCAAACAATTCTCATGTCCAAGATGGGGATGGGGATGATTCTGTACATGCTAGTTCACAGTATTCTCG GCCCATGCATGAAATCACATTTTCATCAGATGACAAGCCAAAACTCCTGAGTCAG TTGACTTGCTTGCTTTCTGAGCTTGAGCTCAACATCCAAGAAGCACATGCCTTTTCCACAGTGGATGGTTACTCCTTAGATGTCTTTGTTGTTGATGGATGGCCATATGAG GAAACAGAGCAGCTGAGAACTGCACTGGAAAAGGAAGTTTTTAAGATTGAG aagcaatcttggccaAATCATCATTCCTTATCTCCTACAGGCGAGCAAGAAGAAACAGGAATCAAATGCGAATCTGATTTTGTGACAATACCTAATGATGGGACTGATGTCTGGGAAATCGATGTTAGGCAGTTGAAATTTGAGAACAAAGTTGCATCGGGTTCATATGGTGATCT GTACAAAGGTACATACTGTAGTCAGGAAGTGGCAATTAAAGTCCTCAAGCCTGAGCGTTTAAATTCAGACATGCAGAAAGAGTTTGCACAGGAAGTCTTTATTATGAG GAAAGTTAGGCACAAGAATGTGGTACAGTTCATTGGTGCATGTACAAGGCCTCCAAGCTTATACATTGTGACAG AATTTATGTCTGGTGGAAGTGTGTATGACTATCTACACAAGCAAAAGGGTGTTTTTAAGCTTCCTGCATTGCTCAAAGTATCAATTGATGTTTCCAAGGGAATGAACTACTTgcaccaaaataatataatccacAGGGATTTGAAAGCTGCCAATCTTCTGATGGATGAGAATGAA GTTGTTAAGGTAGCAGATTTTGGAGTTGCCAGAGTGAAAGCTCAATCTGGAGTTATGACTGCAGAAACTGGGACATATCGATGGATGGCTCCAGAG GTCATAGAACACAAGCCATATGATCACAAAGCTGATGTTTTTAGTTTTGGAATTGTGTTATGGGAGTTGCTAACTGGAAAG CTTCCATATGAGTACTTGACCCCATTACAAGCAGCCGTTGGAGTCGTCCAAAAG GGTCTCCGGCCAACCATGCCAAAGAACACTCATCCAAAGCTTGCAGAGTTGCTCGAGAGGTGCTGGCAACAAGATCCAACATTAAGACCCGACTTCTCTGAAATTATAGAGATTCTTCAGCAAATAGCCAAAGAG GTTGGAGATGAAGAAGACCGGCGCAAGGAGAAATCTTCTAGTGGATTCCTATCAGTTCTCAGACGTGGCCATCACTGA
- the LOC100853822 gene encoding F-box/LRR-repeat protein 10, with product MANSEAAGGALEQLPAALLATIMTKLDVSSIRSLASTCTTIRSCASQIFHFLPNFHLLDVALSINLLRPLLPPNPYLRSLKVDCSKLDDSSIEHLVRPSLHEISLLNCADFSGRLLSLIGGQCKDLRSLYLGCVAEKRGRAVHISNLEELLCGCTELKTLSLMFDISLFPRYNFARAWSLASENLTSLEIGYVSSVMVTELLSPNVGPHQPPNHLQPSILPSLQRLCLSVDYITDTMVETVSKCLINLTHLDLRDAPIIEPRVTFDLTNSGFQQINQRGKLKHLSLVRSQEFLITYFKRVNDLGILLMADRCSSMESICLGGFCRVTDSGFKTILHSCSTLYKLRVSHGMLLTNLVFLDISATSLSLTHVSLRWCNLLRNQAVISLASNLDLRVLDLRDCRNLGDEALQAISTLHKLKILLLDGSDITDAGLSYLREGVIGSLVSLSIRGCKRLTDKCISALFDPSSKQELQELDLSNLPNLSDNGIFSLAKSRVPILELRMRQCPLIGDTSIMALASMQVDDHRSHGSSLRVLDLYNCGGITSLSFRWLKNPYFPRLRWLGVTGSVNRDMVDALARSRPFLHVACHGEELGTDHWDGLYMHDNEEMDELEQWLLEGGDESDDEEMEEVENNGEMVE from the exons ATGGCGAATAGCGAAGCCGCCGGAGGGGCTCTGGAGCAGTTGCCGGCGGCACTGCTGGCAACGATCATGACGAAGCTCGACGTCTCCTCGATTCGCTCCCTAGCGTCCACGTGCACTACCATCCGCTCATGCGCTTCTCAAATCTTCCACTTCCTCCCCAATTTCCATCTCCTC GATGTTGCACTCTCAATCAACTTGCTGAGGCCTTTGCTGCCACCAAATCCTTATCTTAGGAGTTTGAAAGTTGATTGCAGTAAACTTGATGATTCATCAATTGAACATCTGGTTCGGCCATCTTTGCATGAGATTTCTCTCCTCAATTGTGCTGATTTTAGTGGGAGGCTGCTTTCTCTGATTGGAGGTCAATGCAAGGATTTAAG GTCTCTCTACTTGGGTTGTGTGGCTGAGAAAAGAGGACGAGCAGTCCATATTTCTAACCTTGAGGAGTTACTCTGTGGTTGCACTGAGTTAAAA ACACTAAGCCTGATGTTCGATATTTCACTATTTCCTCGTTATAATTTTGCTCGAGCCTGGTCTTTGGCTTCAGAGAATCTCACAAGTCTTGAGATTGGCTATGTTTCTTCAGTTATGGTGACTGAACTGCTCAGCCCTAATGTGGGACCCCATCAGCCCCCAAATCATCTCCAGCCATCCATATTGCCGAGTCTTCAGAGATTGTGCCTCTCAGTGGATTATATTACTGACACTATGGTTGAGACAGTATCTAAATGTCTCATCAACTTAACTCATCTGGATCTTCGAGATGCACCCATCATTGAACCAAGAGTCACATTTGACCTCACAAACTCCGGTTTTCAACAGATTAATCAACGTGGGAAGTTGAAACACCTCTCCTTGGTTCGTAGCCAGGAGTTCCTAATTACATACTTCAAACGAGTTAACGATCTAGGAATCCTCCTAATGGCCGACAGATGCTCTAGTATGGAAAGTATATGTCTTGGTGGCTTTTGTCGAGTAACAGATTCTGGTTTCAAAACAATCCTGCACTCGTGCTCGACCTTATACAAGCTTAGGGTGTCTCATGGAATGCTATTGACTAATCTGgtttttcttgatatttcagCAACATCCCTTTCTTTGACACATGTCAGCTTGAGATGGTGTAATCTTTTGAGAAACCAGGCAGTCATAAGTTTGGCATCCAACTTGGATCTTAGGGTTCTTGACTTGAGAGACTGCAGAAACCTTGGGGATGAAGCCCTCCAAGCCATCAGCACTCTTCATAAATTGAAGATTTTACTATTGGATGGGTCTGATATTACAGATGCGGGTTTGTCATACTTGAGAGAGGGAGTGATAGGCTCACTAGTTTCATTGTCCATTAGAGGGTGCAAAAGGCTTACGGATAAATGCATCTCTGCTCTATTTGATCCCTCTTCCAAACAGGAGTTGCAAGAATTGGACCTATCTAATCTTCCTAACCTATCTGATAATGGAATATTCTCGCTGGCTAAAAGTCGTGTTCCAATTCTTGAACTCAGGATGCGACAATGTCCACTCATAGGTGACACTTCAATCATGGCGTTAGCCTCAATGCAGGTTGACGATCATAGATCACATGGCAGTAGTTTGCGGGTGTTGGATCTTTATAACTGTGGTGGCATTACATCTCTTTCTTTCCGGTGGTTAAAGAACCCTTACTTTCCCAGACTGAGATGGTTGGGAGTGACAGGAAGCGTGAACAGAGACATGGTAGACGCTTTAGCTAGAAGTAGACCCTTCTTGCATGTGGCATGCCATGGTGAGGAGCTAGGGACTGACCACTGGGATGGTTTGTACATGCATGATAATGAAGAAATGGATGAACTTGAACAGTGGCTGCTCGAAGGAGGGGATGAGAGTGACGATGAAGAGATGGAAGAAGTTGAAAACAATGGAGAAATGGTCGAGTGA